CCGAAAGGACCGTCTTTGTAATATTttaaaaccacaaggaccatatATGCAAACAATCTGTCAGACAGACTAAAGTTGGTTTATTTTGTAAACCACAATGACCATTTATCTAATTTTGTCTGACCCTGGTTAACTTAAGGTGTTCATCAAAAAGACCATCATGCGCATTTTAAACTTAAAAAGAACCAACACATGTTAAAAATTCTTCAAAAGTACATGTGGTATTTTCAgccaaccacaaggaccatttatataattttgtcTTAAAAATTGTATATTTCACCTTTTTTAAGGGGTGTTTGTGTAATTGAGAGAGGGCGGTGAGAAGAGGCTGGAACACGAAAATTTTTAGTTGGTCAACCGTAACATAACACATTATTATGTCTTTTGATATATGTTTTTGGTGTTAACTAGTCGTTTTTTACAATCTGCAAGACGTTCATGCCTTTGCATGCATAATATAAGTAATTGTCACAACACTGTAAAAGCCCAATGCAAGTCTTAGAGCCCATCTAAGATGGGCTACCAGATCTCAATTTTTCTCCATTAATGAAAGGAAGGCGTCCAGCTAAGTTACTGGTGTATTCAGGCACAATCCCCATATATATTCCAGAGTTTACAAATATAATAATAACATTAGTCACATTAACTATCTTGGATGGGAACCAATTTCAGATTGCCTCCATAAATTTCTGGAATCTGGTTTTCATCAATGTCTTTCATCAATGTTGATTTCAGCTGCTTGTTCTCAACAAATACAATCTGCAAGATTAATGTATATTCATTATTCAGTCATACTCTTGTGTCTATATAGTCATATAACAAAAAGATACTCTCAAGACATTAAAGAATTCTTacctttttctttgttttttcatCAATAAAGGGATAAACCATCTTCCATACTGTCATAAACACATAAGGGACATGTACTATAAACAGCTTCCCTAGCCTTTCTGGATAATAATCCTGTCATAAATACAACAGCTGTACATTATTGATATATAGGTAGCCATTAATGAGCGCCATTGAAAGGTTGGTGAAGGTGCATTTTTGCGTGAACATGATTAAGTCATTCATTAAGTGCCTCTTCTAGAatataattaacaaaaataataaGGAATCAAAAACTATTACTGTATTTCTCTACACACAAAGATATATACCTGCAAAATAGAGAGTGCTGCAAGATATCCACGTATATCAGTACATGTATATCCCCATCCTTGAAGATCTCCGATAACAACGAACTTTTCTTGGCCTTGAGGTATCCTAAATTCATATTAAATATATTGCGCTTAATGCTTGATGACATTTATCTTAATTAAACCCTTAATTCGATGTGAAATTATACCTGGAACATAATTTGTCTAGGCCAAATACCACAAAACCTGCAGTTTCAATTGCGATTAGTTGATGAAACTATgaaaagatttgattttggatcATAAATATAAGTGTAATTAACATACGTTTGAACTCTTCTAGACCTCCTTTTTTATTGCAGAAATGTCTACCTCCAAATACGACTGTTATTGGGCGTCCGTTTTTATCAGATCCTTGCATGAACATCTTGTTTTGTGCTATTTCGTTTTGGACTTCTGATACACAGATAGAACCTTCTGGAGCAAATGTTTTCCTCCATTTTACGTATTTCAGAAACATGGCACATGCTTTGTCAATGTCAAGATCACGAGCACGAAGGAACCTTCTGATTGTCAGATCATCGTACTCCTGGATTGCAATCGAAGTTTTTAAAAAATCATTGATTTGTATTCAAAGTTGAAGGCTTTTGACTTTTAGTTTTCGAACTCtattcaacttttgaacagttaGGATGAGAGTTAATGATATAGAAGTAGTCAAAGTCATGGACTTTTCTCACTGGAAAGTTGGATCATGAGTCTTGTTGTTTAGTGATATTATGGGGACTTTAACTATGCACCATGTGATGGaagaatatataatattaataatataatagatTACAAAGAatcttaaaagttaaaattaacttTACCTCGGGTCTAGATTTAGTCCTGATGCCATATTGCCTACCTTGAACAGTTTCATTAGGATCTTGAGAgagaaagtgtgtgtgtgtgagtgttagtgtgtgcgtgtgtgtatgtgtgtgtttttgtgtgtgtgtgtgtgtgtgtgtgtgtgagagagagagagagagagagagagagagagagagagagagagaccttggAAGTGGGATCATGTTTTTCAAGTAAGGCTCTCATTTGAAGAATTTTCCTGGGTTCATCTTGAAAGCTTCCGTTATCGTTCTGCATAGAAACACTCTCTGTTTCTGTGTAAATTTTGCGTTCTCTTGGCTGATCCACCATTGTTGTCCCCTCCATCTGCTtcagtttctctctctagaccctaaAAGTCGacacaaatcactctctctctctctctctctctagaaggGGGTGGGGGTCTCTCGTATCTGTATGTAGATTTGTGTGGATGTGGGGTTTTAATTGATGTTAAATGTACATCGACTTAGAATCTTGATCACCTGCGGCCTGGTGTAACATAACAGTTTACAGCAGACCCACAAAATGATAATAGCTGGCTGGGAAGTTTTTTAGTCATGCTTCGAAAATTGAAGACAAATGAAAGGGGGATATCTAAGAAAATGAAAGAAGGGGCTCTTTCAAAGGCTGCAGAATACGACTTTTCTGAAAATTAACTAATaaacctaatgtgttgaaatattTACACacattttttgactttttcctAGAAATATTTACTCAATCCGCCTATCTAGACTAATATTCTAGACATGGATTAATTCTAAACTTTTGTTTGTTCGCCAAAACCCTTAACAAAACGCGACATTTAAAGTCCGATATTTTCTCCCAAAACAAACTAATAAACTACGTATTGGAGAGGATGTGTGTTGCCATCAGCTATTCATTACTTGGTTGAAAGTAGGTGGCCAAAAATCAACATGTAAAATTGTTAATGGGGCCAAGAGGCGTGTATGGTTGTGCATATGAAAtgcaattaataaaataattaatgatACATTTGTTGAAGTCATTGTGACCCGAAGGTATTATATTCTTATTTTTTAAACAatattataaaagtttacatCCAAAAGAGTAGAAACGTGGCATCGATTCTATATTTGTACAATCTAAAATTAGTATATCTCAAGTTGAAGATTGGACTTGTTTGTGCGTGTTTAAAGGGATAAGTCTTACCTTCTCTCGAACCCATCTTATGGACCACCATGTGGAGGGTAAGTCGTACAGGAATAACATTAGTCGTATAGGATTATGACTtcgttatgaaatgaaaagtaaGTTTTATTGGAATGAGGTCCGAGCAAAACAAAATTGCTTAGTCTACTATAAAATAAGAATACATATTACTTCAGAAGTTGTACTCAAATATGATTGGATAAAAGAGTTTATTGAAAAACTACGATGAGTCATACTATTCTAGGCTCACATACTTTTGTCAGTTCAAGAATATACTTAATCTAGCTAAGCAACTCTATGTCACAtcagaacaccaatcatattctctaaCATATTTAATATATACCTAGAGTAAGTCAATATGGAAATGACAGTATTCGTAAAATTCACATAAATTAAATTTAGTCAGACTCATTAACAAAGTTCTCATTTTAAGCTAAGTATGAGTGGTCATACTTCAactataagactttattattctatAAATGAGATtcgatttggatttagtatttggatattggaacattaagacaacaactattatattgttttgatatattgggatatgatCATCACATCAATACTTGTTATGTTctgtattaacatgtttaatccatgaataattttattattctaaaagttcatagtctGTTATAATTATAGGAGCagttatgaagtaagactaatatgaattggattggtttaCTCTCACAATACGAAAGTAGGCAAGTGATTGTAACCAAGATTCATAAGTACTTGTTAGAGAATTGGTATTGAACTGACCCGTATCAAGATTACCTCATGGAACGTTGTTGTAAGTGATACTTGATAAAAGGTGATATCTTTGTTTTCTTAATACCTGAGATGCATAGTAGGACCTAAGTATAGGGAATGCTATATTTTGATGCAATCAAATATTGATCCTTAATCGGTCAATTATAAAGGCTATTTTCATGTGTAGTGTGAACCATGCAAAAGGATTATGTGATCAAGATGGGATGTGtgcctcttatgtgttgagagttagacatctaaggcatCTTACCAAAGGTTGAACACCTAATGAGATTGATTATGATATGTATCtgatgttcaacatgatgtatgTGACAAATGGATAACTGATAACTTACCTTATACACGAATTGTAGCTTTTAGCTTATGGGGAATTGGATGTTGACCACTATCTATATCAATCTATAATGAGTATTGGGCAAATTGTAGATTGAAAGATCTAtatgcccaagagtcattataaaatgatattgttagataatatatgatcctaaagGGTCACACTacaacttgatacaattaattatttattagaaattgattttaataaatattcaataaactcttataattaattggaaattacttatttcatggaaatattaattttcaatGGCAAGTAACATAATTTATCATATagtatgatttattaagtcatgtacaTTATTTTGGATTGGAAAGACTTTTGTCATTTAGCCATAAGccaaagtttataaaatttaaaagagtttatataatttataaaGTTAGCTTCCTTTCTTTTTGTTGAAAACGGTAAGCATGGATTCCTTGTGCATGTCATGGCCTTTTGATTATTTAAAGATATCTAATTCATGACTTAAAGGGCATGGGAGACAAGTAGAGTATAGGGACATGATGTGCTTAAGTGTTATGGACTTATGGTCCAAGAATAAGCTTTATGAAGAGGCTTTCATCTTTCTTTTGTTCTTGCACTAGAACTGCATCTAGTTCTCCCTCTCTTGCTTTTCTCTCGTGCAAAGAATAACTCCAAGCTACATGCATGCATTTTCTCTCTTTAAGTGcatatgtaacatcctaaaaatcatgaccaaaaatttcatttttaaatcatttaataaaCCATAGTTACTGAAAATCATTTATCAAACAGGAACCAtaatatctcaaaacatcaaaattagtATATCGATATCAAAACATATGTCAAATGTATATCATagtaacatcccaggctaaacatcatggtgtgtgcaatgcagtcatcccaagctcttccctctgctaccagaagtacttgaaaccaaaactaaaaatcataagcatgaagcttagtgagtctccgcaaactaccacatatcatacacataatcacatatactagGCCCCCGCCCcttcatcgggccccacccggcatcgGACAATGTCCGGCATCAGGCTCTGCCTGGCATCGAGCCTCGCTCGATATACATATTTGTTTCTCCCAGGCCCCGCCtatcactgggcctcgcccgctatacacatacaaccaatatcatataatcatgctagcacataaagaaTCATATATAGTATTATATGTTCTATTCCTAAGGCTTCGCCTATCATGGGccccgcccctactctgctaatgatgagatatggaaccccgtccacactcagctagtgatgagatacggccccctgcccacactcatctccctacccagcacatacaagtatcacaaagaaaacaagtatAACTAATCATGCACATAGTCATCGGGTACCACCCGGCATCGAACCATAGTCCGGAATCATACATATAAACCTTCCTcgagccccgcccgacatcagattgTAATTCGGAAACACAAAACATAAATAcgagccgacattggtgcctttgacccattcaaaCAGGAGGAAACTCACATCGCAAAGCGGAATGCAGAATCTCACGATGAGGAATCTCTAACGGTTGCTCTGACGACTCCCCGAGCTGTCattaccaaaataacacttagttaAAACCAATAATCCTtcatagggtaaaatgaccattttacccctggtctaATTTAGTCCATGcccaaggcccaaaaccaaaacaTGAAAGGCCCAATACTAAGTAGGCTTCCCAAGCCCATTCAtggcccaccaatggcccaatttctaaattgggcccaacccctctAATGGGCATTATCCTTTTGAATCCATTCCATACTTCATAACCCTCCCAAGATCAACCTTGGTCAATGTCAAGTCAAGGTCAAATTCaacatccaagtcaaagtcaaagtcaacgctcggagttgactcaactcgccgagttcctatgaATCACAGAATCGTGATTTTGTgatccaactcttcgagttcatccttgaactcgtcgagttcttcctttcAACGAAATCGGGACACTCCACttcaactcgtcgattccttccttgaactcgtcgagttcctcagtcTATTAGCCATTTCTTAACTCATTAAGCCATTATCCTTCAGATCTGAACCCTAAACTTCAGATCTCAACTCAAAACGCCTCTAGAAGAgtaaagttcccaactttacccattaatacctttTTCTAAATGGAATAAGTCCAAACCCCAACCCAAAAGGCCAAAGTCTTGATCCCAACATCACCAAAACTACAATATGGACTATGagatcatagatctggactctaggGACTAAATGATCATGTAAAGTTCTATCTTTTTCATCATGTATGGCCATAAGAAGCTCCAAAGGCCAAAATGGTGGCTTAGaagttgcatgggacttccatggccataaagttggcacctttatgccatgaaagtccTTCAAGACTCTAGATCTGAAGTGTTTTCCATTTGGAACGTCCAACTCTCAAGAACCATATCTTTTGGACCAAAACAAGCAAAAGATGCTAAGAAATAGATCTAATCAGCCATTAGTCAAGTttgagacttgattaccagaaagtgatgaAAATGGAGTGAGGTTTCTAGATCTAGCAACTCTTCcgtgttccttcaaactttccttCCTTCCAAGACTTCAAACACCCAcaagaacactccaaaatggCTCACAAtagcattagggtttcgagatctagggttAGGATAGtggaggctagaaatgaggccaaAACCTAAAGCATAacgtgtttaaatagggtgtaaaatctcggatctagggtttcccaaacctcgtccaactcatcgagttgattcTCAAAAACACGTGCCTAAGAtttccaacacgtcgagttctcCCTCTTGGACTTGACAAGCTGGCCTTATATATTCTAATTTATTTTTCCTTCTTTGGCCTTCTAGATTCCGGGTGTTACAACATATTTTGGTTATGAacttacactactagaaaacaactcTTTAATGACACGCGAACAACGACACGCACTGATTTATAATACGCAAATTTTGTGTGTCCTAAAAGTAATAtcagttttcaaaattttgaaggatagaggacacgcatttgtgaGTGCCCTAACCTAAAATTAGTGTACGACAAAAATATTACAGACATAAGGGAACCTAAATTAAATGGGTGTCGTGTAGAGATttcgttttataatttttttttaatacatgCTCCCTCGTTAATAGCTAAGGGGCTAGCAGGAGACAAAATCCTGAAATTTTTTGAATACCCGCTCATTCTCTCCTCTCCACTAGCCGACGACCTTAATTTTCTCCCTATATTCTCTctgcaaaccctagcagtcaccAACACCATAAACATGGTTTTATGTTGGCTTCGTTAGGTGTTGTAGGTTTCCCCTCTACGTCCACCGCTGTCTGCCTTAACTACGAAGGAGGTTATCATTTTCCATTTTCTCTCATCACTTCCTTTTCTCTCCTCTTCTTTACCATTGTTTTCTCTCTTCTTCTTTACCCAAAACAATCTATATAAATTTTGTCCTAATATTATAAAAGaacgaaaaaaaaggaaaaataaacATCCTCTTTTACTTCGTCGATTTTGACTCTTTGATCTACTGCATATGAACAATTGAAGCACCGGTAACCGCTtatctaaaaaactaaaaaccccAAATCTCTTTGCTTCTCTTGTTCGAAGCTTGTACAACCGCATCGATCCATGGTGGAATCCGATAAGGCCAACTCTAGGTACACTCAATACGATTCTCCTGTTTTTGTAGATTTTAGCTAGCATATGTATTTCTCTTTCTTAACTTTTAGCTATTTGCAactctttttagggttttttatCTTATCAATACATTGTGTCCGCTCCAGTGCTATTACCATTGCTTTCTGTCAATAAAATCATAATCTGATCAAGGAAGTCTATGTAATTCCATCTATTTCTTTGAAACTATTCATGTGCAAGCGGAATAGTTTTATCTTTATTAAACCCATTGTTAACCGTTCTTCGTGTGTATATGATTAGGACCATGAATTTTGTTTCATACAATCTACATGATTTGATGTCTTTACCAAAAGAGTCATTTGTGACTACGTTTAGTTGTTAATTCTATAGATGAATCTATTCCATTTTTTTCCTAATGTGTAAAAATGAAAACTAGTTTACCTTTTGCCGAAGCTTGTTAGTGTTATTTAATATCTTTTTTGCTCACTGATACTTTGTTGA
The genomic region above belongs to Lactuca sativa cultivar Salinas chromosome 4, Lsat_Salinas_v11, whole genome shotgun sequence and contains:
- the LOC111892265 gene encoding sec14 cytosolic factor, which gives rise to MEGTTMVDQPRERKIYTETESVSMQNDNGSFQDEPRKILQMRALLEKHDPTSKEYDDLTIRRFLRARDLDIDKACAMFLKYVKWRKTFAPEGSICVSEVQNEIAQNKMFMQGSDKNGRPITVVFGGRHFCNKKGGLEEFKRFVVFGLDKLCSRIPQGQEKFVVIGDLQGWGYTCTDIRGYLAALSILQDYYPERLGKLFIVHVPYVFMTVWKMVYPFIDEKTKKKIVFVENKQLKSTLMKDIDENQIPEIYGGNLKLVPIQDS